One genomic region from Anguilla rostrata isolate EN2019 chromosome 2, ASM1855537v3, whole genome shotgun sequence encodes:
- the LOC135247688 gene encoding keratin, type I cytoskeletal 19-like isoform X2, with product MSVSSVLMSGPTTFMKRSSVPKAYSVHGGMGSARTRISSSGLSVSSGYGGGYGAGYGSSYGGGYILKNAMDFNTLHLNEKATMQNLNDRLASYLEKVRSLEAANSKLELQIREFYEKKGPAASRDYSAYWDTINDLKKKINAATINNTNILLQIDNAKLAADDFKTKYDHELMMHQSVEADIANLRRLLDQTTLTKTDLEMQIEGLQDELAFLKKNHEEELAALRLQLTGTVNVEVDAAPQQDLNKVLEEIRSQYEAITEKHRRDQETWFNDKTAALNKEVAISTETIQTTKTEITDLRRTLQGLEIELQSQLSMKAALEKTVADTEGRFSAMLAGYQNQINMLEAELAQVRASTAQQGREYQMLLDIKSRLEQEIATYRSLLEKEENRVAGGAGAYASMH from the exons ATGAGTGTGAGCAGCGTACTTATGAGTGGCCCCACCACTTTCATGAAGAGGTCATCAGTCCCCAAAGCCTATAGTGTTCATGGGGGAATGGGGAGTGCTAGAACTCGTATCTCTTCCTCAGGTCTCAGTGTCTCCTCCGGCTATGGTGGTGGCTATGGGGCTGGCTATGGGAGCAGCTATGGTGGGGGCTACATCCTGAAAAATGCGATGGATTTCAACACACTCCACCTGAATGAAAAGGCCACCATGCAGAACCTAAATGACCGGCTAGCCAGCTACCTCGAAAAGGTGCGCTCTCTGGAGGCAGCCAACTCCaagctggagctccagatccgAGAATTTTATGAGAAGAAGGGCCCGGCTGCTTCACGTGACTACAGTGCATACTGGGACACCATCAATGACCTGAAGAAGAAG atcAATGCTGCCACTATCAACAATACCAATATCCTGCTCCAGATTGACAACGCTAAACTAGCAGCAGATGACTTCAAGACCAA GTATGATCATGAGCTGATGATGCACCAGTCAGTAGAGGCTGATATAGCCAACCTTCGTCGCCTTCTGGATCAGACCACACTGACTAAGACAGACTTGGAGATGCAGATTGAGGGGCTGCAAGATGAGCTTGCTTTCTTGAAGAAGAACCATGAGGAG GAGTTGGCAGCCCTGCGCTTACAGTTGACAGGGACAGTCAACGTGGAAGTGGACGCTGCACCTCAACAGGACCTTAACAAAGTTCTGGAGGAGATCCGGTCCCAATATGAAGCCATCACGGAAAAGCATCGCCGTGACCAAGAGACCTGGTTCAATGACAAG ACAGCAGCCCTGAACAAGGAGGTTGCCATTAGCACAGAGACCATCCAGACCACCAAGACAGAAATCACAGACCTGAGGCGAACCCTGCAGGGATTGGAAATTGAGCTGCAGTCTCAGCTTAGCATG AAAGCTGCTTTAGAGAAAACAGTGGCAGACACAGAGGGACGCTTCAGTGCTATGCTGGCTGGCTACCAAAACCAGATCAACATGTTAGAGGCAGAACTGGCACAAGTGAGGgccagtacagcacagcagggcCGGGAATACCAGATGCTGCTGGACATTAAGAGCCGACTGGAGCAGGAGATTGCCACCTACCGTAGCCTtctggagaaggaggagaacaG ggttgcagggggtgctggagcctatgccagcatgcattga
- the LOC135247688 gene encoding keratin, type I cytoskeletal 19-like isoform X1: MSVSSVLMSGPTTFMKRSSVPKAYSVHGGMGSARTRISSSGLSVSSGYGGGYGAGYGSSYGGGYILKNAMDFNTLHLNEKATMQNLNDRLASYLEKVRSLEAANSKLELQIREFYEKKGPAASRDYSAYWDTINDLKKKINAATINNTNILLQIDNAKLAADDFKTKYDHELMMHQSVEADIANLRRLLDQTTLTKTDLEMQIEGLQDELAFLKKNHEEELAALRLQLTGTVNVEVDAAPQQDLNKVLEEIRSQYEAITEKHRRDQETWFNDKTAALNKEVAISTETIQTTKTEITDLRRTLQGLEIELQSQLSMKAALEKTVADTEGRFSAMLAGYQNQINMLEAELAQVRASTAQQGREYQMLLDIKSRLEQEIATYRSLLEKEENRTPGTGGTTTVTTKTVRSIN, encoded by the exons ATGAGTGTGAGCAGCGTACTTATGAGTGGCCCCACCACTTTCATGAAGAGGTCATCAGTCCCCAAAGCCTATAGTGTTCATGGGGGAATGGGGAGTGCTAGAACTCGTATCTCTTCCTCAGGTCTCAGTGTCTCCTCCGGCTATGGTGGTGGCTATGGGGCTGGCTATGGGAGCAGCTATGGTGGGGGCTACATCCTGAAAAATGCGATGGATTTCAACACACTCCACCTGAATGAAAAGGCCACCATGCAGAACCTAAATGACCGGCTAGCCAGCTACCTCGAAAAGGTGCGCTCTCTGGAGGCAGCCAACTCCaagctggagctccagatccgAGAATTTTATGAGAAGAAGGGCCCGGCTGCTTCACGTGACTACAGTGCATACTGGGACACCATCAATGACCTGAAGAAGAAG atcAATGCTGCCACTATCAACAATACCAATATCCTGCTCCAGATTGACAACGCTAAACTAGCAGCAGATGACTTCAAGACCAA GTATGATCATGAGCTGATGATGCACCAGTCAGTAGAGGCTGATATAGCCAACCTTCGTCGCCTTCTGGATCAGACCACACTGACTAAGACAGACTTGGAGATGCAGATTGAGGGGCTGCAAGATGAGCTTGCTTTCTTGAAGAAGAACCATGAGGAG GAGTTGGCAGCCCTGCGCTTACAGTTGACAGGGACAGTCAACGTGGAAGTGGACGCTGCACCTCAACAGGACCTTAACAAAGTTCTGGAGGAGATCCGGTCCCAATATGAAGCCATCACGGAAAAGCATCGCCGTGACCAAGAGACCTGGTTCAATGACAAG ACAGCAGCCCTGAACAAGGAGGTTGCCATTAGCACAGAGACCATCCAGACCACCAAGACAGAAATCACAGACCTGAGGCGAACCCTGCAGGGATTGGAAATTGAGCTGCAGTCTCAGCTTAGCATG AAAGCTGCTTTAGAGAAAACAGTGGCAGACACAGAGGGACGCTTCAGTGCTATGCTGGCTGGCTACCAAAACCAGATCAACATGTTAGAGGCAGAACTGGCACAAGTGAGGgccagtacagcacagcagggcCGGGAATACCAGATGCTGCTGGACATTAAGAGCCGACTGGAGCAGGAGATTGCCACCTACCGTAGCCTtctggagaaggaggagaacaG GACTCCAGGCACAg GTGGAACAACCACAGTCACCACAAAAACTGTTCGTTCTATCAACTAG
- the LOC135247688 gene encoding keratin, type I cytoskeletal 19-like isoform X3, with product MSVSSVLMSGPTTFMKRSSVPKAYSVHGGMGSARTRISSSGLSVSSGYGGGYGAGYGSSYGGGYILKNAMDFNTLHLNEKATMQNLNDRLASYLEKVRSLEAANSKLELQIREFYEKKGPAASRDYSAYWDTINDLKKKINAATINNTNILLQIDNAKLAADDFKTKYDHELMMHQSVEADIANLRRLLDQTTLTKTDLEMQIEGLQDELAFLKKNHEEELAALRLQLTGTVNVEVDAAPQQDLNKVLEEIRSQYEAITEKHRRDQETWFNDKTAALNKEVAISTETIQTTKTEITDLRRTLQGLEIELQSQLSMKAALEKTVADTEGRFSAMLAGYQNQINMLEAELAQVRASTAQQGREYQMLLDIKSRLEQEIATYRSLLEKEENRYL from the exons ATGAGTGTGAGCAGCGTACTTATGAGTGGCCCCACCACTTTCATGAAGAGGTCATCAGTCCCCAAAGCCTATAGTGTTCATGGGGGAATGGGGAGTGCTAGAACTCGTATCTCTTCCTCAGGTCTCAGTGTCTCCTCCGGCTATGGTGGTGGCTATGGGGCTGGCTATGGGAGCAGCTATGGTGGGGGCTACATCCTGAAAAATGCGATGGATTTCAACACACTCCACCTGAATGAAAAGGCCACCATGCAGAACCTAAATGACCGGCTAGCCAGCTACCTCGAAAAGGTGCGCTCTCTGGAGGCAGCCAACTCCaagctggagctccagatccgAGAATTTTATGAGAAGAAGGGCCCGGCTGCTTCACGTGACTACAGTGCATACTGGGACACCATCAATGACCTGAAGAAGAAG atcAATGCTGCCACTATCAACAATACCAATATCCTGCTCCAGATTGACAACGCTAAACTAGCAGCAGATGACTTCAAGACCAA GTATGATCATGAGCTGATGATGCACCAGTCAGTAGAGGCTGATATAGCCAACCTTCGTCGCCTTCTGGATCAGACCACACTGACTAAGACAGACTTGGAGATGCAGATTGAGGGGCTGCAAGATGAGCTTGCTTTCTTGAAGAAGAACCATGAGGAG GAGTTGGCAGCCCTGCGCTTACAGTTGACAGGGACAGTCAACGTGGAAGTGGACGCTGCACCTCAACAGGACCTTAACAAAGTTCTGGAGGAGATCCGGTCCCAATATGAAGCCATCACGGAAAAGCATCGCCGTGACCAAGAGACCTGGTTCAATGACAAG ACAGCAGCCCTGAACAAGGAGGTTGCCATTAGCACAGAGACCATCCAGACCACCAAGACAGAAATCACAGACCTGAGGCGAACCCTGCAGGGATTGGAAATTGAGCTGCAGTCTCAGCTTAGCATG AAAGCTGCTTTAGAGAAAACAGTGGCAGACACAGAGGGACGCTTCAGTGCTATGCTGGCTGGCTACCAAAACCAGATCAACATGTTAGAGGCAGAACTGGCACAAGTGAGGgccagtacagcacagcagggcCGGGAATACCAGATGCTGCTGGACATTAAGAGCCGACTGGAGCAGGAGATTGCCACCTACCGTAGCCTtctggagaaggaggagaacaGGTATCTGTAG